The following coding sequences lie in one Rhodohalobacter barkolensis genomic window:
- a CDS encoding outer membrane beta-barrel family protein — protein MSFRITKSLLLLSCYLLFSNTVFAQNGDPGTVTGTVVNPEGQGVPNATVAILTSDPDSEEILEGTATDPEGRFEIEMEPGTYRLRITFVALNPYLTEIDIESGETIELGRIEMQDRQEELDEVVVRGERSYVEMNFDSRRFNVGEDVTSLGGSALDVLDNVPSITTDFEGNVSLRGNQGVQILINGRPSNLVRGGTDGLSSIPANLIESVEVITNPSARYEAQGTAGIIDIILVDNAELGFNGNVRATTGYPQDHSISTNLNYQKNSINWFLNLDFEYENEPETGSSFQSFSADTTYLFSEDNDVTEQEREGNIFFGADFFLPNDQILTASSRISLERGDEDGDLLYTDFNPPANQIYRSIDNNWDVLRQIDRENIEDAKERDFDVRLQYENRFEGDDHRLTADFDFEFGSESEDFLQTGTDVIGISEFNNRRTFSDEEYREIRFDTDYERPLGENGRFETGMRINYEWEDNDFTSEEFINGAWTEPEDEFTVSDNFTYIENVNALYAIYSGQAGDFTYQAGLRAENTNIESKLDLAGTESSQNYTNLFPSLFLSYTISEQNSLQISYSRRISRPWSFYLLPFTEIRDSRNRRVGNPDLKPEIGNSYEFGWLRRWETGSVLTSFYYRYRTGVIESVYTIDGDGITTRFPINLATEDAWGVEISADQDLFEGFQLSGSMNLFQSESEGQFEGELYESSSESFTSRLRVRYRFLESWNFQSYMFYRGPRETTQGRRGGSAFFGAGLSKQLLDDKARISLNVRDLFNSRTSDREVIRETSYTNNNYSWSSRSFRVTFQYNFNSEGRR, from the coding sequence ATGAGCTTCAGAATTACAAAATCCCTGCTATTATTAAGTTGCTACCTGCTTTTTTCAAATACAGTATTCGCCCAGAATGGTGATCCCGGAACTGTTACCGGTACCGTTGTCAACCCGGAAGGACAAGGTGTACCCAACGCAACTGTAGCCATATTGACTTCAGACCCGGATTCTGAGGAAATTCTCGAGGGTACTGCAACAGACCCTGAGGGACGATTTGAAATTGAGATGGAGCCCGGCACCTATCGACTCAGAATTACATTTGTCGCACTAAATCCATATCTCACAGAAATTGATATTGAATCCGGTGAAACTATTGAGTTGGGACGGATCGAAATGCAGGACCGGCAGGAAGAGCTGGATGAAGTTGTAGTTCGAGGCGAGCGGTCGTATGTAGAAATGAACTTTGACAGCCGACGTTTCAATGTGGGTGAAGATGTTACCAGTCTTGGAGGCTCTGCGCTGGATGTTCTGGACAATGTACCCTCCATCACAACAGACTTTGAAGGAAATGTAAGCCTGCGTGGAAATCAGGGGGTTCAAATTTTGATTAACGGTCGACCTTCCAACCTTGTTCGAGGCGGAACAGATGGACTTAGCAGTATCCCCGCCAATTTAATCGAGTCTGTTGAGGTGATCACCAATCCATCAGCACGCTATGAAGCCCAGGGAACCGCGGGAATAATCGATATCATTCTTGTAGACAACGCCGAACTCGGTTTTAACGGAAATGTAAGGGCAACAACAGGATATCCTCAGGATCACAGCATCAGTACCAACTTGAATTATCAAAAAAACAGTATTAACTGGTTTTTGAATTTAGACTTTGAATATGAAAATGAACCGGAAACAGGTTCTTCATTCCAAAGTTTCAGCGCAGATACAACTTATCTCTTCAGCGAAGATAATGATGTTACTGAACAGGAACGAGAAGGGAATATCTTTTTCGGTGCTGATTTCTTTCTTCCCAATGATCAAATTTTAACCGCATCCTCCCGCATTAGTCTCGAACGCGGGGATGAAGACGGAGATCTTCTATACACCGATTTCAATCCACCGGCGAATCAGATTTATCGCTCCATCGATAATAACTGGGACGTTCTTCGACAGATTGATCGTGAAAATATTGAGGATGCCAAAGAAAGAGATTTTGATGTACGACTACAGTACGAAAATAGATTTGAGGGAGACGATCATCGTTTAACTGCCGATTTCGATTTTGAATTTGGCAGTGAGAGTGAAGATTTTCTTCAGACCGGTACAGACGTAATTGGCATATCAGAGTTTAATAACAGAAGAACTTTTTCTGATGAAGAGTATAGAGAAATTCGGTTTGATACGGATTATGAAAGGCCATTGGGTGAAAATGGGCGGTTTGAGACCGGTATGAGAATCAATTACGAATGGGAGGATAACGATTTCACCTCTGAGGAATTCATTAACGGAGCCTGGACCGAACCTGAAGATGAATTCACTGTAAGTGATAATTTCACCTACATTGAGAACGTGAATGCTCTCTATGCAATCTATTCCGGTCAGGCCGGGGATTTTACGTATCAGGCAGGTCTCCGTGCTGAAAACACAAATATCGAATCAAAACTGGATTTAGCCGGAACAGAGAGCAGTCAGAACTACACCAACCTGTTTCCCAGTCTGTTTCTTTCCTACACTATTAGTGAGCAAAACTCTTTACAAATCAGTTATAGCCGGCGAATTTCACGACCGTGGTCGTTTTATCTACTTCCTTTCACTGAGATCCGGGATTCCAGAAACCGTCGAGTTGGGAATCCCGACCTAAAACCTGAAATCGGTAACTCCTACGAATTTGGCTGGCTGCGTCGCTGGGAAACCGGGTCAGTTCTCACAAGTTTTTATTATAGATATCGTACGGGTGTTATTGAGAGTGTCTACACCATTGACGGAGATGGTATCACGACACGATTCCCGATCAACCTTGCTACTGAAGACGCCTGGGGAGTTGAGATCTCTGCTGATCAGGATCTATTTGAAGGATTTCAACTGTCCGGAAGTATGAACCTATTCCAATCTGAATCGGAAGGCCAGTTTGAAGGCGAGCTGTATGAGAGCAGCAGTGAATCATTTACCAGCCGTTTACGCGTCAGATATCGATTTTTAGAGAGCTGGAATTTCCAATCCTACATGTTTTACCGCGGTCCGCGCGAGACAACGCAGGGAAGAAGAGGCGGTTCCGCATTTTTTGGAGCCGGGTTGTCCAAACAGCTATTGGATGATAAAGCGAGAATTTCACTGAATGTGAGAGATCTTTTCAACTCCAGAACCAGTGATCGAGAAGTGATTCGGGAAACATCTTACACCAACAATAACTACAGCTGGTCATCCCGTTCGTTCAGGGTTACTTTTCAGTATAATTTCAATTCAGAAGGCAGACGATAA
- a CDS encoding DUF3185 family protein, producing MISAALLIGGLVLLYFGYQETQSLGNEVNEFVTGSPDDRSMWMMGGGAAIAIAGLVGLVRGKIFK from the coding sequence ATGATTTCTGCTGCGCTACTTATCGGAGGTTTGGTCCTCCTCTATTTCGGTTACCAGGAAACACAATCTTTAGGTAATGAAGTCAATGAATTTGTAACCGGTTCGCCAGACGACCGCTCCATGTGGATGATGGGAGGTGGTGCAGCAATTGCTATTGCAGGACTGGTTGGTCTTGTGCGAGGTAAGATCTTTAAATAA
- a CDS encoding response regulator transcription factor gives MKILIVEDNPDLRENILTYLSRENYICETAEDYEQGFDKIMSHTYDVVLIDIMLPKGNGLQLLRDLISVHPQTGSIIISARNALDDKVTGLEIGADDYLTKPFQLPELLARIKAVHRRNQLEGTDTLHLGNIEINTSTRVVSVENSPLNLTPKEYDLLLYFASNKNRVLSKQTIAEHLWGDYVDHLDNLDFVYQHIKNLRKKMTAEGASDYIESVYSVGYKFVIPNQYL, from the coding sequence ATGAAAATTTTGATTGTAGAAGACAATCCGGATCTCCGTGAAAACATTCTCACCTACCTAAGCAGGGAAAACTACATCTGCGAAACAGCTGAAGATTATGAGCAGGGTTTCGACAAAATCATGTCACACACTTACGACGTGGTTTTAATCGATATCATGCTCCCCAAGGGCAACGGTTTACAGCTGCTCAGGGATTTGATTTCGGTTCACCCTCAAACCGGTTCAATTATCATATCTGCTCGTAACGCACTGGATGACAAAGTAACAGGTCTCGAAATTGGTGCGGATGACTATCTGACCAAACCTTTTCAGTTGCCTGAACTTCTAGCCAGGATAAAAGCGGTTCACAGAAGAAATCAACTCGAAGGAACCGACACCTTGCATCTGGGAAATATTGAAATTAACACTTCAACCAGAGTTGTTTCTGTAGAAAATTCACCTCTTAATTTGACACCTAAAGAGTATGACCTACTGCTCTATTTTGCTTCAAACAAAAATAGAGTCCTCTCGAAACAGACCATAGCTGAACACTTATGGGGTGATTATGTAGATCATCTTGATAACCTCGACTTTGTTTATCAGCATATCAAGAATCTTAGAAAAAAGATGACGGCAGAAGGTGCCAGTGACTACATCGAGAGCGTTTATAGTGTAGGTTATAAATTTGTGATACCGAATCAATACCTATGA
- a CDS encoding sensor histidine kinase → MKLITKFIWIYLTVTLIVLGIAGFLSYHIITDEINNELKWEFLERIDRVTYLIDRGRRFHPKRSIEGDRNLIVERLDSIVEPKTEVSDTLIWHDRLEQNERNVKVSAYRTIDGESYFISTYGAMIESDDIKEAVLKILFWILLLQVLGAFGIGYFVSGRLFKPFRKTLDQIKTFKLNSKSYLPAEKTGVKEFDNLNRFVEDMTRKAVSDYQNLKEFSENASHELQTPLAIAKGKLELLAETPLNEEQYKHVEALERTVKKLSRLSESLSLLTRIENEEFEDSHEVNFSNLISEGIKTFSEFIEFNNLTLETDIADNVIVNIHPALADILWTNLLQNSIKHNVDNGFISIKLTPHLLTISNSGKPTETEPYLFFERFRKADQNSSSIGLGLAIIERIVQQNSLDISYEVNKSIHTVTIQLKNVNNE, encoded by the coding sequence ATGAAACTGATCACAAAATTTATTTGGATCTATCTAACCGTTACCCTGATCGTACTCGGTATCGCCGGATTTCTCTCTTACCATATCATAACGGATGAAATAAACAATGAGCTTAAATGGGAATTCCTGGAACGAATTGACCGTGTGACCTACCTGATTGATCGTGGCCGAAGATTTCACCCAAAGCGTTCAATTGAAGGAGATCGGAATCTGATAGTAGAACGACTCGATTCCATCGTGGAGCCAAAAACGGAAGTTTCGGACACCCTGATCTGGCATGATCGACTGGAGCAAAATGAGCGAAATGTGAAAGTATCCGCCTATCGGACTATTGATGGAGAGTCGTATTTCATATCTACTTACGGCGCCATGATTGAGTCTGATGATATAAAAGAAGCCGTATTAAAAATTCTTTTCTGGATACTGCTACTTCAGGTATTGGGTGCCTTTGGTATCGGATATTTTGTATCGGGAAGACTCTTTAAACCGTTCCGTAAAACACTCGATCAGATCAAGACATTTAAGCTGAACAGTAAATCTTATCTGCCGGCAGAAAAAACGGGAGTTAAAGAGTTCGACAATCTGAATCGGTTTGTAGAGGATATGACGCGCAAAGCAGTATCTGACTATCAAAATTTAAAAGAGTTTTCTGAAAATGCCTCCCATGAACTTCAAACACCATTGGCTATCGCAAAAGGAAAACTCGAGCTACTCGCCGAAACCCCGTTAAATGAAGAACAATACAAACATGTAGAAGCGCTTGAACGTACCGTGAAAAAACTGTCGCGCTTAAGTGAATCCCTCTCCCTCCTGACCAGAATTGAAAATGAGGAGTTTGAAGATAGTCATGAAGTCAATTTTTCGAACCTCATTTCGGAAGGAATTAAAACATTCTCAGAGTTCATTGAATTTAATAATTTGACTCTCGAAACCGATATCGCTGATAATGTGATCGTGAACATCCACCCTGCGTTAGCTGATATTCTCTGGACAAACCTGTTGCAAAATTCCATAAAACACAACGTGGATAACGGTTTTATTTCAATCAAACTAACACCTCATCTGTTAACTATATCAAACAGCGGAAAACCAACAGAAACAGAGCCCTATCTCTTCTTTGAACGGTTCCGTAAAGCAGACCAGAACTCCTCCTCTATTGGTCTAGGGCTGGCTATTATTGAACGAATAGTTCAACAAAACAGCTTAGATATCTCCTACGAAGTTAATAAATCAATACATACGGTTACCATTCAGTTAAAGAATGTAAATAACGAATAA
- a CDS encoding DUF971 domain-containing protein yields MDARYKPVSVDVSNSEQLFKVEWGDGHVTELSLFGLRKNCPCVTCRGGHSEMGKYEPELFRIKPTRTYEIVKAEPVGNHALKITWNDGHNAGMYRWQLIRDMDEAVQKLSEKKEE; encoded by the coding sequence ATGGACGCAAGATACAAACCGGTATCGGTAGATGTTAGTAATTCGGAACAGTTGTTTAAAGTGGAGTGGGGAGATGGTCATGTTACGGAACTGTCTCTATTTGGACTGCGAAAAAACTGTCCTTGTGTAACCTGCAGGGGCGGACATTCGGAAATGGGAAAGTACGAACCGGAACTTTTCAGAATTAAACCGACCCGTACGTATGAAATTGTGAAGGCTGAGCCTGTAGGAAATCACGCCTTGAAAATCACCTGGAATGATGGCCACAATGCCGGAATGTACAGATGGCAGTTGATTCGAGATATGGATGAAGCCGTTCAAAAACTAAGTGAAAAGAAAGAAGAATAA